A portion of the Ferrimonas lipolytica genome contains these proteins:
- a CDS encoding glycerophosphodiester phosphodiesterase: MKIIAHRGASGEAPENTLAAMALAIEQGADAIEIDVHLCQNELVVIHDHHVDKTTSGTGPVLDYSLAELQQLDAGQGQRVPTLWQVLKLAAGKMEFNIELKGHGCDQPLPELLQRAIDELGYRPEQFIISSFHHPMLARFHRNAPQYAIGALTACCPLDLAKFATDLDANTLHVEAEMVSKELIADAKQRGLPVYVYTVDRPKMLNELKQLGVDGVFTNYPQRSRQHLQQHHQTQGWNT; this comes from the coding sequence ATGAAGATAATTGCCCATCGCGGTGCCTCTGGCGAAGCACCAGAAAACACTTTAGCGGCAATGGCATTAGCCATTGAGCAAGGTGCTGACGCCATCGAAATCGATGTACATCTTTGCCAAAATGAACTGGTAGTGATCCACGATCATCACGTCGATAAGACCACAAGCGGTACTGGTCCGGTACTCGATTACAGCTTAGCGGAGCTGCAACAACTGGATGCAGGCCAAGGCCAACGCGTACCAACCCTGTGGCAGGTATTAAAGCTGGCTGCCGGCAAAATGGAGTTTAATATCGAGCTCAAGGGCCATGGTTGCGACCAACCCTTACCCGAGCTATTACAACGGGCCATCGACGAACTGGGTTATCGCCCGGAGCAGTTCATCATCTCCTCGTTCCATCACCCGATGTTGGCACGCTTTCATCGCAACGCACCGCAATATGCCATCGGCGCATTGACCGCTTGCTGCCCGCTCGATTTAGCCAAGTTTGCCACTGACTTAGATGCCAACACCCTGCACGTCGAAGCGGAGATGGTCAGTAAAGAGCTGATAGCCGACGCCAAACAGCGCGGGCTGCCAGTATACGTTTACACCGTCGACCGGCCAAAAATGCTCAACGAGCTAAAACAACTAGGAGTGGATGGAGTCTTCACCAACTATCCCCAGCGCAGCCGGCAGCACCTTCAACAACATCACCAGACACAAGGGTGGAACACATGA
- a CDS encoding mechanosensitive ion channel domain-containing protein, which translates to MWRFLLLCLITLLTFSSYASGPLSLERRLNPFGVEQSSQVAGIEQWQQQISQVSQQGNEHNQLLLSFSERYSQLQQQLQQPLPTKVELNQDLSQQSSMTHNQLQQLKTSSQTQTEQLALLRQRLKALPDAHQQANQQLRLTQQQPPSDLNTTRENYYNTLIATLTAEQQALPRQIQLLQLQQRLVQSQQADLELRLTNINRASNEARRQQSRDAISSAHQGLQQDLSLSRLSEQNANYARALAQTNGRLEQISSQLLNSEQLHQSLSMEYNETREQLNWDSTSAVVGQALLQRLNRLERSKPAPLNAEIVTQSRLNRYDYEQQREQLQRQLQQTDRPKSELKLLQRQYQLLQQLLQANEQLTVDFSRLQLQQSQLLTLNERYQTLITENLLWLPNAQPANGKMLIQVMFSIDWLLSNERWKELEQSRLNNIVWWSWWLLLTVVVMVVIDLSRHRVDRLREQQARFVGNVTQDKFRASLHALGLAAVYSVLLPAPLWAAGVIFFFGEGPNFAHAFGAGLLGLAVVAQFYSFLHHLSLPQALLVAHFRRNAPLVATVRRFLTKMHLIGAPLVFTVAMTHFIELPQLPESLGRTAFIGLCLLLSYTYRRLAKYSEQYHHFHGYSDTNRALLETFMWFVLMVLPLVSIGLALQGFYYSAQQALGQAQLTVTVGATYMLTYLMVKRRILIERRRLQLAQARAKRAELLAQREKDKTDSAITDVTLDLPEEQPIDLDTISTQSLGLIRSVLLLAFAFSLVALWAQTHPAVFSFLDSITLYSSTQVVGGIEQQVPITFKSLIAAALIGGFSYLIARNLPGLLELVILQRLELSPGTGFAISTVSKYLVYLFGTIATFSALGLSWNQMQWLIAALTVGLGFGLQEIFANFISGLIILFEKPIRIGDTVTIRDLTGTVSKIQIRATTIVDWDRKEIIVPNKAFITEQLVNWSLSDAITRVILKVSVARESDPALVDAVLHQAVSEAPLALQQPAPEIFFDGFTGHTQNFEVRVYADEMAKRWPLRHDLHMRINTKFKDAGIVMAYPQMDLHINNEVKDTGLIRN; encoded by the coding sequence ATGTGGCGCTTTTTACTGCTTTGCCTAATCACCTTGCTGACATTTTCCAGCTATGCTTCCGGCCCTCTATCGCTAGAGCGGCGGCTCAATCCGTTTGGGGTAGAACAAAGTAGTCAAGTTGCTGGCATTGAGCAGTGGCAACAGCAGATCTCTCAAGTCAGCCAACAGGGCAACGAACATAACCAACTGCTGCTTAGCTTTTCCGAACGATACAGCCAGCTGCAACAGCAGTTGCAACAACCACTGCCAACTAAGGTGGAGCTAAACCAAGATTTGAGCCAACAAAGCTCAATGACCCACAACCAGCTGCAGCAGTTAAAAACCAGCAGTCAGACTCAAACAGAGCAATTGGCACTGTTACGCCAACGTTTAAAGGCATTGCCCGATGCCCACCAGCAAGCCAATCAACAACTGCGACTGACACAACAGCAACCACCCAGTGATCTCAACACCACTAGAGAAAACTACTACAACACTCTAATTGCGACCCTTACTGCCGAGCAACAAGCGCTACCGCGACAGATCCAGTTATTGCAACTGCAACAACGGCTAGTGCAAAGCCAGCAGGCGGATCTAGAACTGCGTCTCACCAACATCAATCGCGCCAGTAACGAAGCTCGACGTCAGCAAAGTCGTGACGCAATTTCTTCCGCACACCAAGGCTTGCAACAAGATCTATCGTTGTCACGATTAAGTGAACAGAACGCTAATTACGCCCGAGCTTTAGCTCAAACAAACGGGCGCTTAGAGCAGATCAGCAGCCAATTGCTTAACAGCGAACAGCTGCATCAAAGCTTATCGATGGAGTACAACGAAACCCGTGAACAGTTAAACTGGGATAGCACCAGTGCGGTTGTCGGCCAAGCATTGTTGCAACGACTAAACCGACTTGAGCGCAGTAAACCCGCCCCACTTAATGCTGAAATAGTTACCCAATCTCGGCTCAATCGTTACGACTACGAGCAGCAACGGGAACAACTTCAACGCCAGTTGCAGCAAACCGATAGGCCCAAGTCCGAATTAAAATTACTGCAACGCCAATACCAGCTACTGCAACAATTGCTGCAAGCTAATGAGCAACTCACGGTTGACTTCAGCCGCCTCCAACTGCAACAAAGTCAGCTATTGACCCTCAATGAGCGTTACCAAACACTTATCACCGAAAACCTGTTGTGGTTGCCAAACGCCCAGCCAGCTAACGGTAAGATGCTAATACAGGTGATGTTTAGCATCGACTGGCTGCTTAGCAATGAACGCTGGAAAGAGCTGGAGCAATCGCGCCTAAATAACATCGTGTGGTGGTCGTGGTGGCTGCTGTTAACTGTTGTGGTAATGGTGGTGATTGATCTCAGTCGCCACCGAGTTGATAGGCTCCGCGAACAACAAGCCCGATTTGTCGGTAACGTAACCCAAGATAAATTCCGCGCCTCCCTTCATGCGCTGGGACTAGCTGCGGTCTATTCAGTATTGCTGCCTGCACCGCTGTGGGCTGCAGGGGTAATCTTCTTCTTCGGCGAGGGGCCAAACTTCGCCCACGCCTTTGGTGCTGGTTTGCTCGGACTTGCGGTCGTGGCCCAGTTCTACTCCTTTCTCCATCACCTCTCGTTGCCGCAAGCGCTGCTAGTGGCACATTTTCGACGCAATGCACCGTTGGTTGCCACGGTACGGCGCTTTCTCACCAAGATGCACCTAATTGGCGCACCACTGGTGTTTACTGTTGCTATGACCCACTTTATCGAGCTGCCGCAACTACCAGAGAGCTTGGGCCGTACCGCCTTTATTGGCCTGTGTTTGCTGCTAAGCTACACCTACCGTCGCTTAGCCAAATACTCAGAGCAGTACCACCATTTCCACGGTTATAGCGACACCAACCGCGCTCTGCTCGAGACCTTCATGTGGTTTGTGCTGATGGTGCTGCCATTAGTCTCCATCGGTTTAGCCCTGCAGGGCTTCTACTACAGCGCCCAACAGGCGTTAGGTCAGGCACAGTTAACCGTTACCGTTGGTGCGACCTACATGCTGACCTACCTGATGGTGAAACGGCGCATCTTGATTGAGCGCCGTCGCTTACAGCTGGCACAGGCTCGAGCTAAACGAGCAGAGCTGCTGGCGCAACGGGAGAAAGACAAAACCGACAGCGCCATTACCGATGTCACCCTCGATCTGCCGGAAGAGCAACCGATTGATCTGGACACCATCTCCACCCAGTCATTGGGGTTAATCCGCTCGGTGTTGTTGCTGGCCTTTGCGTTCTCGCTGGTTGCCCTATGGGCCCAAACCCATCCGGCGGTATTCAGCTTCCTCGATTCAATTACCCTCTACTCCAGCACTCAAGTTGTCGGTGGGATAGAGCAACAGGTGCCGATCACTTTCAAGTCGTTAATTGCTGCAGCGCTCATTGGTGGCTTTAGCTATCTAATTGCCCGCAACCTGCCTGGCCTACTAGAGCTTGTGATCCTGCAACGACTCGAGCTCAGTCCCGGTACCGGCTTTGCTATCTCCACCGTCAGTAAGTACCTAGTCTATCTGTTCGGCACCATCGCCACCTTCTCTGCCCTCGGCTTGTCATGGAACCAAATGCAGTGGCTGATTGCGGCGCTAACTGTTGGTTTAGGCTTTGGTTTACAAGAAATTTTTGCCAACTTTATCTCCGGTTTAATCATCCTATTTGAAAAACCGATCCGCATCGGCGATACCGTGACTATTCGCGATCTCACCGGCACCGTTTCAAAAATCCAGATCCGCGCAACCACGATCGTCGATTGGGATCGCAAAGAGATCATCGTTCCTAACAAAGCTTTCATTACCGAGCAGTTGGTCAACTGGTCGCTGTCTGATGCAATTACCCGGGTGATCCTAAAGGTATCGGTGGCGCGAGAATCAGATCCTGCCTTGGTCGATGCAGTTCTGCACCAAGCTGTGAGCGAAGCGCCATTGGCATTACAGCAACCAGCACCGGAGATCTTCTTTGATGGTTTCACCGGCCACACCCAAAACTTTGAGGTGCGGGTCTATGCCGATGAGATGGCCAAACGCTGGCCGCTGCGCCACGATCTACACATGCGCATCAATACCAAATTCAAAGATGCTGGCATTGTGATGGCATATCCGCAGATGGACTTGCACATCAATAACGAAGTGAAAGACACTGGCCTTATTCGCAACTAA
- the asd gene encoding archaetidylserine decarboxylase (Phosphatidylserine decarboxylase is synthesized as a single chain precursor. Generation of the pyruvoyl active site from a Ser is coupled to cleavage of a Gly-Ser bond between the larger (beta) and smaller (alpha chains). It is an integral membrane protein.) encodes MPQHGLSRLVGRFAAAKCGKVTTAAIDWFIKQYNINMDEALIEDTTQFETFNDFFTRELKPGLRPLIGDDTVLVQPVDGRVSQVGPIDGNRIIQAKGHDYTLEALLGGNAKDADPFRNGSFTTIYLSPQDYHRIHMPFAGTLRKMIYVPGDLFSVNPLTAENVPNLFARNERVVTIFDTEYGPMAMVLVGATIVASIETVWAGTITPPTGKIMSWDYPEDGLGAIKLEKGAEMGRFKLGSTIVACFGEGMINEFVAGFTPGAKTRLGQMMAQPKL; translated from the coding sequence ATGCCCCAGCATGGACTGTCCCGCTTAGTGGGCCGCTTTGCTGCAGCCAAATGCGGTAAGGTAACAACCGCCGCTATCGACTGGTTTATCAAACAGTACAACATCAACATGGATGAAGCGCTGATTGAGGACACCACTCAGTTTGAAACCTTTAATGACTTCTTCACCCGAGAGTTGAAGCCGGGTCTGCGCCCATTGATTGGTGACGACACCGTTCTAGTGCAACCAGTTGATGGCCGCGTTAGCCAAGTGGGACCAATTGATGGCAATCGCATCATTCAAGCCAAAGGCCATGATTACACGCTAGAAGCGTTATTGGGTGGTAACGCCAAGGATGCTGACCCATTCCGTAATGGCTCTTTCACTACTATTTACCTGTCACCACAAGATTATCACCGCATCCATATGCCGTTTGCCGGCACCTTGCGCAAAATGATCTACGTTCCCGGTGATCTGTTCTCGGTAAATCCATTAACCGCTGAAAACGTACCGAACCTATTCGCGCGCAATGAGCGTGTGGTGACCATCTTTGATACCGAATACGGCCCAATGGCAATGGTATTGGTTGGTGCGACTATCGTAGCCTCAATCGAAACCGTTTGGGCCGGTACCATCACCCCACCAACCGGTAAGATCATGAGCTGGGATTACCCAGAAGATGGCCTTGGTGCAATCAAACTAGAGAAAGGCGCAGAGATGGGCCGCTTTAAACTGGGCAGCACCATCGTTGCCTGCTTCGGCGAAGGGATGATCAACGAGTTTGTGGCGGGATTCACCCCAGGTGCAAAAACCCGTTTGGGTCAGATGATGGCGCAACCAAAACTGTAG
- a CDS encoding D-2-hydroxyacid dehydrogenase produces the protein MICILSQRHFERYKKRLALHNIDVCDDPSCCDIWLAEPALAAKALRQRHQPEWIASVYAGVDALIAADLPRNYQLTNIRQVFGPLMTQYVFAHLLSRMRHLPRYVEAQRQQLWQPKGYDSLANQTMVIVGTGNIGQQIATVATAFGMQVIGVNTDGRDISGFERCFATTQLHEAMSCADVVVSILPSTTHTTALFNQHSFATMQPHAGFINVGRGNSVDIDALITALTTQQLGFAVLDVFEQEPLPADSPLWHCPNLTITPHVAAASFPEQVVGQFVENLQRYQQQQPLQHLVDLNKGY, from the coding sequence ATGATTTGCATCCTTTCTCAACGTCACTTCGAACGTTATAAAAAGCGGTTGGCACTGCACAATATTGATGTGTGCGACGATCCCAGTTGTTGTGATATTTGGTTGGCAGAACCAGCATTAGCAGCAAAGGCGCTACGCCAAAGGCATCAACCGGAATGGATCGCCAGTGTTTATGCTGGGGTTGATGCATTGATTGCCGCCGATCTACCGCGCAACTATCAGCTCACCAATATCCGCCAAGTGTTTGGCCCATTAATGACCCAATATGTTTTTGCCCATTTACTCAGCCGAATGCGCCACCTGCCCCGTTATGTTGAAGCGCAGCGACAGCAGTTGTGGCAACCTAAGGGCTACGATAGCCTTGCCAATCAAACCATGGTCATTGTCGGCACCGGCAACATTGGTCAGCAGATTGCTACAGTAGCCACCGCCTTTGGCATGCAGGTAATTGGCGTAAACACCGATGGCCGCGATATCTCTGGGTTTGAGCGCTGTTTCGCCACTACCCAGCTCCATGAGGCAATGAGTTGCGCCGATGTAGTGGTGTCTATCTTGCCTAGCACAACCCACACCACTGCGTTATTTAATCAACACAGCTTCGCCACCATGCAGCCTCACGCCGGTTTTATCAACGTAGGTCGTGGCAATAGCGTGGATATCGATGCCCTGATAACCGCCCTAACCACACAGCAACTGGGCTTTGCGGTATTGGATGTATTTGAACAGGAGCCACTGCCGGCAGACTCTCCACTATGGCATTGCCCAAACCTCACCATAACTCCCCATGTCGCCGCTGCCAGCTTTCCTGAGCAAGTGGTCGGTCAATTTGTCGAAAACCTGCAGCGCTACCAACAACAGCAGCCATTACAACACCTAGTTGACCTCAATAAAGGTTACTGA
- the orn gene encoding oligoribonuclease produces the protein MSLDPNNLIWIDLEMTGLDPIDHKIIEIATIVTDSQLNILAEGPVLAVHQPESELAKMDEWNVRTHGESGLVDRIRNDSVSIEEAQAQTIAFLEQWVPAGKSPICGNSVGQDRRFLVNYMPELEAYFHYRYLDVSTIKELTRRWKPEVMEQFTKSGSHQALDDIRESIAELVFYRQSVFKI, from the coding sequence ATGTCACTAGACCCAAATAACCTAATCTGGATCGATCTGGAAATGACCGGATTGGACCCAATCGACCACAAGATTATCGAGATCGCCACTATCGTTACTGATAGCCAGCTGAACATTCTGGCGGAGGGGCCGGTGTTGGCCGTGCACCAGCCAGAAAGCGAACTGGCCAAGATGGATGAGTGGAATGTTCGCACTCATGGTGAAAGTGGATTAGTTGACCGTATTCGTAATGACAGTGTCAGTATTGAAGAGGCGCAGGCGCAAACCATCGCATTCCTTGAGCAATGGGTTCCGGCAGGGAAGTCACCGATTTGCGGTAATAGCGTTGGCCAAGATCGACGCTTCTTAGTGAATTACATGCCTGAGTTGGAGGCTTACTTTCATTACCGCTACTTGGATGTAAGCACAATTAAAGAGCTGACTCGCCGCTGGAAGCCAGAAGTAATGGAGCAGTTTACTAAGAGTGGTTCGCACCAAGCGCTAGACGATATTCGAGAATCGATTGCTGAATTGGTATTTTATCGCCAATCTGTTTTTAAAATTTGA
- the tsaE gene encoding tRNA (adenosine(37)-N6)-threonylcarbamoyltransferase complex ATPase subunit type 1 TsaE, whose product MTQVAFELANEAATLALGQALAANVSAPLVIHLHGDLGAGKTTLTRGIIQALGHVGAVKSPTYALVEPYQLQDMQIYHFDLYRLMDPEELEFMGIRDYFANNTLALIEWPERGHGLLPDPDLVIEIQYQGEGRQAVITGQTDAGINLVNKIK is encoded by the coding sequence ATGACTCAGGTTGCATTCGAGTTAGCTAATGAAGCGGCGACATTAGCATTAGGCCAAGCGTTGGCCGCTAACGTAAGTGCGCCACTGGTGATCCATCTGCACGGTGACTTAGGGGCAGGCAAAACCACGTTAACCCGTGGGATCATCCAAGCACTGGGCCACGTGGGAGCAGTAAAAAGCCCTACCTATGCATTAGTTGAGCCATACCAACTGCAAGATATGCAGATCTATCACTTTGATCTTTATCGTCTTATGGATCCGGAAGAGCTTGAATTTATGGGAATCCGTGATTACTTTGCCAACAACACGTTGGCATTAATTGAATGGCCAGAGCGGGGACATGGCTTATTGCCTGATCCGGATTTAGTGATTGAGATCCAGTATCAAGGTGAGGGTCGTCAGGCGGTTATTACTGGCCAGACTGACGCAGGCATTAACTTAGTAAATAAAATTAAATAA
- a CDS encoding N-acetylmuramoyl-L-alanine amidase has product MITMNRLLRTLSLILLGLFTVSAWANQVNSARLSATAEKTRLVFELSQKPNFTTSRLSSPDRIVIDIKNTTLKTKLEGLAKQTKLIERIRTSQPAGKGQLRVVLDMAYPSSYKAFKLGPSGKVGHRLVVDVSPSSSKAAKAQVVKPGRDIVIAIDAGHGGKDPGSIGPSGIYEKNIVLPIAKQLKAKIDATKGFRAVLIRSGDYFVSLNQRSEQARQADADLLVSIHADAFSSPQPRGASVWVLSLGRANNEMGRWLEKDDKLSELRGIGEVISESSQGDEDLQRTIVDLARQNNMAESHTLAGHILSEFNGFTKLHKKQPQAASLAVLKSPDLVSLLVEVGFISNPKEEKMLRSSAHQNRLANALQKTITNYFKSNPPRDSWLAQTRTHKVSSGESLSVIARRYGVTLTALKQANHLKNNTIRIGQNLVIPRV; this is encoded by the coding sequence ATAATAACGATGAATCGGCTGCTGCGTACCCTGAGCTTGATCTTGCTTGGACTGTTTACTGTTTCTGCTTGGGCCAACCAAGTAAATTCTGCCCGCCTGAGTGCGACGGCTGAGAAGACTCGATTGGTGTTTGAGCTAAGTCAGAAGCCAAACTTCACGACCTCGCGGTTGAGCAGCCCAGATCGTATTGTTATTGATATAAAAAATACCACGCTCAAAACCAAGCTCGAAGGTCTGGCTAAGCAAACCAAGCTCATTGAGCGGATCCGTACCTCACAACCGGCAGGAAAAGGGCAGTTGCGGGTGGTACTGGATATGGCTTATCCGTCCAGCTATAAAGCCTTTAAGTTAGGCCCCAGCGGGAAAGTGGGGCACCGACTCGTGGTGGATGTTAGCCCGAGTAGCAGTAAAGCGGCTAAAGCGCAGGTGGTAAAACCCGGGCGCGATATTGTGATTGCTATCGATGCCGGCCACGGTGGTAAAGATCCAGGCTCGATCGGCCCATCTGGCATCTACGAAAAGAATATTGTGCTGCCGATTGCGAAGCAGTTAAAGGCCAAAATCGACGCGACTAAAGGCTTTAGAGCGGTATTGATCCGTAGCGGTGATTATTTTGTTAGCTTGAATCAACGATCCGAACAGGCCCGTCAAGCGGATGCGGATCTGTTGGTGTCTATTCACGCTGATGCATTCTCTAGTCCTCAGCCTCGTGGTGCGTCGGTGTGGGTGCTGTCACTAGGACGTGCCAATAACGAAATGGGTCGCTGGTTGGAGAAGGATGATAAGCTCTCGGAGCTGCGTGGTATCGGGGAGGTTATCTCCGAATCGAGCCAAGGTGATGAAGATCTGCAGCGCACCATTGTTGACCTCGCTCGGCAGAATAATATGGCGGAAAGTCATACCTTAGCTGGGCACATTTTGAGTGAATTTAATGGCTTTACTAAGCTGCATAAAAAGCAGCCGCAGGCGGCGTCATTGGCGGTGTTGAAGTCGCCAGATTTGGTGTCGTTGCTGGTCGAGGTTGGTTTTATCTCCAACCCGAAAGAGGAAAAAATGCTACGTTCCAGTGCCCACCAAAATAGGTTGGCGAATGCGCTGCAAAAGACCATCACCAACTACTTTAAAAGCAACCCGCCCCGAGATAGCTGGTTAGCACAAACACGCACTCATAAAGTGAGTTCGGGCGAGTCATTGTCTGTTATCGCCCGTCGTTATGGGGTAACGCTAACCGCACTTAAACAAGCCAACCATCTTAAAAACAATACCATTCGTATTGGCCAAAATCTGGTGATTCCACGAGTCTAG
- a CDS encoding NAD(P)H-hydrate dehydratase translates to MRADLCSLPPQVNLASTIREQEPLIAKQLGLALYQVMEQAGQQAFLLLRKRWPSKSNICVLCGSGNNAGDGYVLARYAKLAGYRVALLQHATTLSGDALKAQQAWLEIGGEISDLAGAWPDAEIYVDALLGTGLSGPLRPAIARVIKQLNQLNKPVLAIDISSGLDGDTGTIATAAVKADVTITFVGCKVGLLTGKAATVAGEIVLAPLQLGAGLSADGRLLQRSVFTALPTRSAVSHKGDHGKLLLIGGGCGMAGAARLAGEAALRSGTGMVSVGCDNSSVTAIVSARPEIMAFPVERQLGERLSWADAVAIGPGLGTDAWAQALWQQALQSELPLLVDADALTLLAQQPLRRDNWLLTPHPAEAARLLGVTTAEIEADRVTAVNRLQQRYGGVVVLKGSGTLICSDEGWALAVVGNAGLACGGSGDVLSGILAGLMVQGLTLVDAAYCGVLVHGEAADRAARDGMQGMLPSDLFPHIRYLVNQGTL, encoded by the coding sequence ATGCGCGCCGATCTGTGTTCACTGCCACCGCAGGTTAATCTCGCCTCGACCATTCGCGAACAAGAGCCATTAATTGCCAAGCAATTGGGGCTAGCGCTTTATCAGGTCATGGAGCAAGCGGGGCAACAAGCGTTTTTACTGCTGCGGAAGCGTTGGCCTAGTAAGAGCAACATTTGTGTTCTGTGTGGCAGTGGTAACAATGCTGGCGATGGTTATGTATTAGCGCGTTATGCCAAGCTGGCAGGTTATCGGGTTGCGCTATTGCAGCATGCCACTACTCTGAGTGGCGATGCGTTGAAGGCGCAGCAGGCTTGGCTTGAGATAGGCGGCGAGATAAGCGATCTTGCTGGGGCTTGGCCCGACGCAGAGATCTATGTTGATGCCTTGCTTGGTACTGGGCTTTCAGGGCCGCTGCGACCGGCAATAGCTCGTGTTATCAAGCAATTGAATCAACTTAACAAACCTGTTCTTGCCATTGATATTTCGTCTGGTTTAGATGGCGATACCGGTACTATCGCAACCGCTGCGGTAAAGGCTGACGTCACCATTACGTTTGTCGGCTGCAAAGTTGGTTTACTGACAGGCAAAGCGGCTACGGTGGCTGGAGAGATCGTTCTGGCGCCATTGCAGTTGGGCGCAGGCTTAAGTGCTGATGGAAGGTTACTGCAACGGTCGGTATTCACTGCATTACCTACTCGCAGTGCGGTTAGTCACAAAGGTGATCATGGCAAACTGCTGCTGATTGGCGGCGGCTGCGGTATGGCGGGGGCAGCGAGGCTGGCAGGAGAAGCGGCACTGCGAAGCGGTACCGGCATGGTGAGCGTTGGTTGCGACAATAGTTCGGTAACGGCAATAGTCAGTGCTCGCCCTGAGATAATGGCCTTCCCGGTTGAACGCCAACTTGGCGAACGCTTAAGCTGGGCCGATGCCGTGGCAATTGGGCCCGGTTTAGGCACAGATGCCTGGGCTCAAGCGCTTTGGCAACAGGCACTGCAGTCCGAGTTGCCACTGTTAGTGGATGCGGATGCACTGACGCTCTTAGCCCAACAACCGCTGCGTCGAGATAACTGGTTGTTAACTCCGCATCCCGCCGAGGCGGCAAGGTTACTGGGCGTGACCACCGCTGAGATTGAAGCGGATCGGGTCACGGCAGTTAACAGGTTGCAGCAACGCTACGGCGGTGTGGTTGTACTCAAAGGCAGCGGCACCCTCATTTGTTCTGATGAGGGTTGGGCCTTAGCCGTTGTTGGTAATGCCGGCTTGGCTTGTGGGGGCAGCGGTGATGTTCTTTCTGGTATACTCGCCGGTTTGATGGTGCAGGGCCTCACATTAGTCGATGCGGCGTACTGCGGTGTTTTGGTGCACGGTGAAGCGGCGGATAGGGCGGCGCGAGACGGCATGCAAGGCATGTTACCTTCAGATCTATTTCCACACATTCGGTATCTGGTAAATCAAGGAACTCTATGA
- the rsgA gene encoding small ribosomal subunit biogenesis GTPase RsgA, with product MSKGKKKLTKGQTRRIRANRDKRLSGKKDAVWDNDQLGPQIWGRIISRFGQHADVETREGEVFRCNLRRTIGSVVVGDEVEWRQGNEINAGIAGVVEAVHPRRSELKRPDYYDGLKPVAANIDQMLIVSAVVPELSAMIIDRYLVAAEDTGIPPILVLNKIDLLDDEGMAVVQQILEPYREIGYPIYLVSSDTGEGIEQLQEILKSNISIFVGQSGVGKSSIVNNLMPDLNLEVGEVSENSGLGQHTTTTAKLLRFPAGGDLIDSPGVREFALWHLEAERVTWGFKEFRDVLGGCKFRDCKHGDDPGCALRQAVEDGVISVQRFDNYQRILETMATDRSTRHFVDPLNAK from the coding sequence GTGAGCAAAGGCAAAAAGAAGCTGACCAAAGGTCAAACCCGCCGGATCCGCGCCAATCGCGATAAACGCCTATCCGGTAAGAAAGATGCCGTATGGGACAACGACCAGTTAGGTCCGCAGATTTGGGGACGGATCATCAGCCGTTTCGGCCAACACGCAGACGTTGAAACCCGCGAAGGTGAGGTGTTCCGCTGCAATTTGCGACGCACCATTGGTAGCGTGGTTGTTGGTGATGAAGTTGAATGGCGCCAAGGTAACGAGATCAATGCCGGCATTGCCGGTGTCGTTGAAGCGGTTCATCCCCGCCGCAGCGAGCTAAAGCGCCCTGATTACTACGATGGCTTAAAGCCCGTAGCCGCAAACATCGATCAGATGCTGATTGTTTCTGCTGTCGTGCCTGAATTATCGGCGATGATCATCGACCGCTACCTAGTGGCCGCAGAGGACACCGGTATCCCACCAATCTTGGTACTAAATAAGATCGATCTCCTCGATGATGAAGGCATGGCCGTGGTTCAACAGATCCTCGAACCGTACCGCGAGATTGGCTACCCAATCTATCTGGTGAGCTCGGATACCGGTGAAGGCATCGAGCAACTGCAAGAGATCCTTAAAAGCAACATCAGCATCTTTGTTGGCCAATCCGGTGTCGGTAAATCTTCCATCGTTAACAACTTGATGCCAGATTTGAACCTCGAAGTCGGTGAAGTGTCGGAAAACTCAGGCTTAGGTCAGCACACCACTACCACTGCTAAACTGTTGCGCTTCCCCGCTGGAGGCGATCTTATCGACTCACCAGGAGTTCGCGAGTTTGCCCTATGGCACTTAGAAGCAGAGCGCGTCACCTGGGGCTTTAAAGAGTTCCGCGATGTATTAGGCGGCTGTAAGTTCCGTGATTGTAAGCACGGGGACGATCCTGGTTGCGCTTTACGTCAGGCTGTGGAAGATGGCGTTATCAGCGTCCAACGCTTTGATAATTATCAGCGAATTTTAGAAACTATGGCGACAGACCGTTCAACAAGACACTTCGTTGATCCGTTAAACGCTAAATAA